The following coding sequences lie in one Myxococcus xanthus genomic window:
- a CDS encoding DUF4476 domain-containing protein: protein MNSIARAVIASSMFAASSAFAQDVEMNIHADDIGMPSTSISVEGMSPDGNPAGVNMEIRGGGTRMEVNVSGTGTPPPSGRHERRERHEHREEVAPREPPVRHVRHHSEPAFRDCGTNQDPGCTMQRNGHFAMDAETFHGFMQSLKSTHNELTREEMVEKVMKRAFLTAKQFGLVLDLFKNEITRLDVAKTAAPRVVNPQHALGFSSKWRNSISADEYVEIITEQ from the coding sequence ATGAACTCGATTGCTCGCGCAGTGATTGCCTCATCCATGTTCGCCGCTTCCTCCGCCTTCGCCCAGGACGTCGAGATGAACATCCACGCCGATGACATTGGCATGCCGTCGACCAGCATTTCCGTGGAGGGCATGTCCCCGGATGGCAACCCAGCGGGCGTCAACATGGAGATTCGTGGTGGCGGTACTCGCATGGAGGTGAACGTGTCGGGAACCGGAACTCCGCCTCCGTCGGGGCGACATGAGCGCAGAGAGCGCCATGAGCATCGCGAGGAAGTCGCGCCGCGCGAGCCCCCCGTCCGACATGTGCGGCACCATTCCGAGCCCGCGTTCCGCGACTGTGGGACGAACCAGGACCCGGGCTGCACCATGCAGCGCAACGGCCATTTCGCGATGGACGCGGAGACCTTCCACGGCTTCATGCAGTCCCTCAAGAGCACTCACAACGAGCTGACGCGGGAGGAAATGGTGGAGAAGGTGATGAAGCGGGCCTTCCTCACCGCGAAGCAGTTCGGCCTCGTCCTGGACCTGTTCAAGAACGAAATCACCCGCCTGGACGTGGCGAAGACGGCCGCGCCCCGCGTGGTGAACCCGCAGCACGCGCTGGGGTTCTCTTCCAAGTGGAGGAACTCCATCTCTGCTGACGAGTACGTGGAGATCATCACCGAGCAGTAA
- a CDS encoding SRPBCC family protein: protein MSLTSVELESDRTIVISRKFNAPARIVFDAWTRADLVKRWWAPKALGVTMASCEADVRVGGGYRYVLRNPDGGEVAFSGQYAEITPPSRLVYTQVFEPMADAGSVTITVTFDERDGKTHMVSRELYPSKEVREAVLASGMEHGLRETMGQLDALVSSPGLD, encoded by the coding sequence ATGAGCCTTACGTCAGTGGAGTTGGAGTCGGACCGCACCATCGTCATTTCTCGCAAGTTCAATGCGCCCGCGCGCATCGTGTTCGACGCGTGGACTCGCGCGGACCTGGTGAAGCGCTGGTGGGCGCCAAAGGCCCTCGGCGTCACCATGGCGAGCTGCGAGGCGGACGTGCGCGTTGGCGGCGGCTACCGCTACGTGCTGCGCAATCCGGACGGCGGTGAGGTGGCCTTCTCCGGCCAGTACGCAGAAATAACTCCGCCCTCGCGGCTCGTGTACACGCAGGTCTTCGAACCGATGGCGGACGCGGGTTCGGTCACCATCACCGTCACCTTTGACGAGCGCGACGGAAAGACACACATGGTCTCGCGAGAACTGTATCCGTCAAAGGAAGTACGGGAGGCCGTCCTCGCGTCCGGCATGGAGCACGGCTTGCGCGAAACGATGGGGCAGCTCGACGCGCTCGTGTCGTCGCCGGGCCTCGACTGA
- a CDS encoding alpha/beta hydrolase, whose protein sequence is MPTLLAILHIVGCVVLAAVFFAPAGVPTLVHLLKGIVREYSLVMLLPALLTALVAVWISHVDVWRWLRWATAASALLVGILAAWPAASAWRMARASDIPLSLREYLRPLVGSRPLPSHTVRFAVVEGHDLHADVFLPDASASRARPAVLYFHGGGWRGGERGYARAWADFLTTRGYALISFDYRLFPPATGLKAPGDVKCGIRWVKDHAATYGIDPDRLVLFGESAGGHLATLAGYTEGDARLPSSCAPGDTSVAAIISFYAPSDLVAYAASAPAPLKGFTGVPLEGHRELYELLSPINHVGPRSPPTLLLHGGADSIVPLDASQAMAARLAQAGVSHALFTLPYAEHGFDIWDGGFGRQLARALVGRFLQQHAPVN, encoded by the coding sequence ATGCCGACCCTCCTGGCGATACTGCACATCGTAGGCTGCGTGGTGCTCGCGGCCGTCTTCTTCGCTCCCGCTGGAGTGCCCACGCTCGTCCACCTGCTCAAGGGCATCGTGCGGGAATACAGCCTGGTGATGCTGTTGCCGGCGCTCCTCACCGCGCTGGTGGCCGTCTGGATTTCCCACGTGGACGTATGGAGGTGGCTGCGCTGGGCGACGGCGGCATCCGCACTGCTCGTCGGCATCCTCGCGGCGTGGCCCGCCGCCTCCGCGTGGCGGATGGCCAGGGCGTCCGACATTCCACTCAGCCTCCGTGAGTATCTCCGTCCCCTTGTCGGCTCCCGCCCCCTCCCGAGCCACACCGTTCGTTTCGCCGTGGTCGAGGGGCACGACCTGCACGCCGACGTCTTCCTTCCCGATGCCTCCGCCTCCAGGGCCCGCCCCGCCGTGCTCTACTTTCACGGAGGCGGCTGGCGTGGCGGAGAGCGCGGCTATGCCCGCGCCTGGGCCGACTTCCTCACCACGCGGGGCTATGCGCTCATCTCCTTCGACTACCGGCTCTTTCCTCCTGCCACCGGCCTGAAGGCCCCAGGGGACGTCAAGTGTGGCATCCGCTGGGTCAAGGACCACGCGGCCACCTACGGTATCGACCCGGACCGGCTCGTCCTCTTCGGAGAGTCCGCAGGCGGGCACCTCGCGACCCTCGCGGGGTACACCGAGGGAGATGCTCGCCTTCCGTCCTCCTGCGCCCCCGGGGACACTTCGGTGGCGGCCATCATCAGCTTCTACGCGCCCAGCGACCTGGTGGCCTACGCCGCGAGCGCCCCTGCTCCGCTCAAGGGCTTCACGGGTGTGCCGCTGGAAGGCCACCGCGAGCTGTACGAGTTGCTCTCCCCCATCAACCACGTCGGGCCACGTTCCCCTCCCACACTCCTGCTCCATGGCGGGGCCGACAGCATCGTGCCGCTCGACGCTTCGCAAGCGATGGCCGCTCGACTGGCCCAGGCTGGCGTTTCCCATGCCCTCTTCACGCTGCCGTACGCGGAGCACGGCTTCGACATCTGGGATGGCGGCTTCGGCCGTCAGCTCGCCCGGGCGCTGGTGGGGCGGTTCCTCCAGCAGCACGCGCCCGTCAATTGA
- a CDS encoding ArsR/SmtB family transcription factor: protein MIETFTALADPNRFRIVEYLLGGARSVGAIGEALNLNQPQVSKHLRVLKEARLVDVEARAQQRLYGLRPEPLRELNAWLERYRDIWDERLGQLDSLIEELKTQDMEAAQRHARKKKG from the coding sequence GTGATTGAGACCTTCACGGCGCTCGCCGACCCGAACCGCTTTCGCATCGTGGAATACCTGCTGGGGGGCGCTCGCTCGGTGGGTGCCATCGGAGAAGCGCTGAACCTGAACCAGCCGCAAGTGTCGAAGCACCTGCGCGTGCTGAAGGAGGCCCGGTTGGTGGACGTGGAGGCGCGCGCCCAGCAGCGCCTCTACGGCCTGCGGCCCGAGCCGCTGCGCGAGCTGAACGCGTGGCTGGAGCGCTACCGCGACATCTGGGACGAGCGACTGGGACAGCTCGACTCGCTCATCGAAGAACTCAAGACGCAGGACATGGAAGCAGCGCAGCGACATGCTCGAAAGAAGAAGGGATGA